The Novosphingobium sp. Gsoil 351 genome contains the following window.
CGTCACGGTAAGCCGGATTGCAGAAAAGTCGCCATGGGTCGCGCGTAAACACGCGGTGAGGCCTTTGTACGGGAGCTGCGCCATGCATTCGACGACAACGTCGCGAAGCCGCTACGAGCTGGTCTCGCAGGAAGACCGCTGCGCCCCGCGCACGCGGATCTCGATTCCCGCCTCGCTACGGCCATCGGGAGGCCGATCGTTCCAGACCCAGGTGCTCGATCTCTCGCTTGGCGGGTTTTCGGCACAGTGCGTGAACCGGATGCACGTCGGCTCGCTGACATGGCTGACCCTGCCTGGGCTCGAATCGCTCCAGGGCGAAGTGGTTTGGTGGCAGGACAACATCGTCGGCTGCGCGTTTCAGAACCTGCTCAGCCCGATCGTCCACGACAACATCCTGGCGCGGTTTCGCGGTGAAGGCGTGTTCCGGCCCTGCTGAACCCTATTCGCGGCTAAGCGTGACCAGACTGACCTCGATTCCGCCGCCGCGGAAGCCGCCCTCGCAATACATCAGGTAATAGCGCCACAGACGCACGAAATGCTCGTCGAAGCCGGCGGGCAGATCGCCTGCCTCCACCGCGCCGTCGAACGCTTCGCGCCACAGCATCAAGGTTTCGGCATAGTCGATCCCGAAATCGAGCTGGTCGTGCCACGCCAGCCCGCGTTCGGCGGCGAGGCGGCGGAACTCGCTGGTGCGGATCAGCATCCCGCCGGGGAAGATATAGGTTTGGATGAAATCTGCGCTGGCAGCGTAGGCATCGAAGAGCTCGTCGCGGATCGAGATGAACTGGATCACCGCGCGGCCGCCAGGGGCGAGACAGCGGTCGAGGCAATCGAAGAACGACGGCCAGTATTCCCGGCCCACCGCCTCGACCATCTCGATGCTGACGATCGCGTCGTAGGAACCCGTGACATCGCGGTAGTCCTCACGGCGAAAATCTACGGTGGCCTCGGCGGCGAATTTCGCTCGAGCGAATCCGAGTTGCTCGTCCGACAAGCTGATCGCATCGACCCGCGCGGCAAACCGATCCGCCAGATGCGCCGCCAACGTGCCCCAGCCGCAGCCGATCTCCAGAGCCCGGTCGATCGGCAGCCCGTCGAGCCGGCGGACGATTTCGCCGCACTTGTTCGACTGACCGCGGTCGATCGGCGCGAAGAACTGGCTGAGCTGCGACGGTTCAGCCTGTCCGGCAGCACCGAACAGTCCGCTAGAATAGATCATCGTCGCGCCTAGCCAGGCTTGATAGAAATCGTTACCGAGGTCGTAGTGCGCGGCGATGTTCTTCTGCGCGCCATCACGCGTGTTGCGCTGCAATTGATGGAGTCGCCGCAGCAGCCACCGCCACGGACCCTTGGCTCGCGCTACACCGCCCAGCGTCGCGGCGTTACGCATGAACAGTGCGAATATCTGGACCGGGTCGGGGCTATCCCATTCGCCCGCCTCCCACGCCTGGTACCAACCAGCCGAACCCCCGGTCGCGAGTCGCAAAAGTGCGTTCCAGTGGCACAGTTCGATCTGCGCGTCGGGTCCAGGCGCCCGCCCGCCGAAAAGGCGCCGGGTGCCGTCGGGAAGGGTCGCAAGTAACGATCCAGCCTCGAGCCCATGGTCGATCCGGTCGAGCACGCGCCCGAACCCGCCAGCCGCGAACCTCGCCAGCAGCCCGGTTCCGCCACGCCAGCGCTTTCCCGCGGCGGCGAGATGAGTTCCACGGATCGGTGCTTGCGCGTTCATCGCCGCGCTTATGCTGCGGCCTCCCGCGTGCGGCAATGCTCTATGCCTTATGCGCCAGACTTTACCTGGGCGTAGGCGGCCAGCGCCCGCTCGCGCGCTTCGCGGTGGCCGACGATCGGCGCGGGATACCCGGTCGGACGAAACACGGGGTCATGAATGTCGTCGTCCGACAAGCCCGCCAGTTCGGGCACCCATTCGCGGATATAGTTCGCCGCCTGGAATTTGGGAGACTGGACCAGCGGGGCCATTATCCGGCTGAACAGGCTGGCATCGACCCCACTGCCCGAGACCCACTGCCAGTTGACGGCGTTGTTGCCGTAGTCGGCATCCACCAGCGTATCCCAGAACCAACGCTCGCCGTGCCGCCAGTCGATCAACAAGTGCTTGATCAGGAACGAAGCGGCGATCATCCGCACCCGGTTGTGCATCCATCCGGTCGCCCATAGCTGACGCATCCCCGCGTCGACGATTGGATAACCGGTGCGGCCCTGCCGCCAGGCGGCCCAGTCGCCTTTCGCCTCGCCCCGCGGATCGCGCCACGGCAGGCGGCGGTGCTCTTCGCGGAAGCTCTCCTCGCCATAGCGGGGAAACTGCGCGACGATCCCTTGAGCAAAATCGCGCCAGCCCAGCTCGCGGCGGAAACTTTGCGCGCCGATCCCGCGCTTGCCCGAAAGCGCGTGCCATACATGGCGCGGCGATAGTTCACCCCAGTGCAAATGCGGCGAGAAGCGCGAGGAGCCGTCAATCGAGGGCAGGTTGCGCGCGGTCTCGTAGTCGCCGACGCGGTCGAGAAACTCGTCAAGCCGGTCCTGCGCAGAGTGCTCGCCGACCCGCCAGGCTTTGCGGAATCCTCCCGCCCAGTCGGGCGCGGTGGGCAGCAGGTTCCAGTCCTCCAGCCTGGCGCTGTCGGGCCATGTCGCCGGTGCTGTCAGCTTGGGCCGGGTCAGCGGTTCGGGCGGCGGCATTTCCTGTTCCAGCGCGCGCCAGAAGGGGGTGAAGATGCGGAACGGGGTGCCGCCTCCGGTCAGCACGCTGGCCGGAGGGGCGAGATAGTTGCCGTCGTGAAGATGCAGGTTCAGCACTTTGGCCACTTCACCTTCGGCCTTGCGCCACCACGGCTCGTAGTGGACGATGGCGTGAATCTCGCGCGCGCCCGCCTCCTTGGCGACCGCGGCCAACTCGCGTGCCGCACCGCCACGACGCAGGATCAGGCGCGATCCGGCGCGGCGCAAATCCACATCCAACGCTGTCAGGCTGTGGTGCAGCCACCAGCGCGAGGCCCCGCCAAGCGCCCGATCGCCCGCGCCATCGTCGTCGAGCACGTAAACCGGCACCATGGGCGCACCGCTCGCCGCCGCAGCGTGGAACGCGGGCTGATCGGCCAGACGCAAATCGCGGCGCAGCCAAACGAGAATCGGGGCAGTCATCGGGACTCCTGTGGGCAACCGATGGCGCTGTTCCCGCCGCCGCGCTAACGGTCAAGCGCGCGGAACGTTGCGCCGTGCTCGGGATTGTGACCCCCATGGATCCGAAGAGCCAAGCCACGGCGGGTCTCCCGGCCGAAACCGTCACCCTCCCCGCGCGCGGCTGGCGGATCGATCCCACACACGCGCTGCTCGCGGGCGCACTTTGCTGGATCGGATTCGCGGTGGTGGTGGTGGCCGTGCTGAGCGGAAACTCAGCCGATTTCGATGCCGCGGGGCTGCGTTTGTGGCGGACCGGGATGGATTTCCACCCGCGCGGCGCTCCGTGGTTGGCTGAGGCGGTCAGGGATTATACCGCGCTGGGCGGCGTGCTGCTGCGCA
Protein-coding sequences here:
- a CDS encoding PilZ domain-containing protein; this translates as MHSTTTSRSRYELVSQEDRCAPRTRISIPASLRPSGGRSFQTQVLDLSLGGFSAQCVNRMHVGSLTWLTLPGLESLQGEVVWWQDNIVGCAFQNLLSPIVHDNILARFRGEGVFRPC
- a CDS encoding deoxyribodipyrimidine photo-lyase; the encoded protein is MTAPILVWLRRDLRLADQPAFHAAAASGAPMVPVYVLDDDGAGDRALGGASRWWLHHSLTALDVDLRRAGSRLILRRGGAARELAAVAKEAGAREIHAIVHYEPWWRKAEGEVAKVLNLHLHDGNYLAPPASVLTGGGTPFRIFTPFWRALEQEMPPPEPLTRPKLTAPATWPDSARLEDWNLLPTAPDWAGGFRKAWRVGEHSAQDRLDEFLDRVGDYETARNLPSIDGSSRFSPHLHWGELSPRHVWHALSGKRGIGAQSFRRELGWRDFAQGIVAQFPRYGEESFREEHRRLPWRDPRGEAKGDWAAWRQGRTGYPIVDAGMRQLWATGWMHNRVRMIAASFLIKHLLIDWRHGERWFWDTLVDADYGNNAVNWQWVSGSGVDASLFSRIMAPLVQSPKFQAANYIREWVPELAGLSDDDIHDPVFRPTGYPAPIVGHREARERALAAYAQVKSGA
- a CDS encoding cyclopropane-fatty-acyl-phospholipid synthase family protein codes for the protein MNAQAPIRGTHLAAAGKRWRGGTGLLARFAAGGFGRVLDRIDHGLEAGSLLATLPDGTRRLFGGRAPGPDAQIELCHWNALLRLATGGSAGWYQAWEAGEWDSPDPVQIFALFMRNAATLGGVARAKGPWRWLLRRLHQLQRNTRDGAQKNIAAHYDLGNDFYQAWLGATMIYSSGLFGAAGQAEPSQLSQFFAPIDRGQSNKCGEIVRRLDGLPIDRALEIGCGWGTLAAHLADRFAARVDAISLSDEQLGFARAKFAAEATVDFRREDYRDVTGSYDAIVSIEMVEAVGREYWPSFFDCLDRCLAPGGRAVIQFISIRDELFDAYAASADFIQTYIFPGGMLIRTSEFRRLAAERGLAWHDQLDFGIDYAETLMLWREAFDGAVEAGDLPAGFDEHFVRLWRYYLMYCEGGFRGGGIEVSLVTLSRE